Proteins from one Sulfuriferula thiophila genomic window:
- a CDS encoding translational machinery protein yields MSHSHAIVWIDHAEAHVININPDDVESSIVKPSDPHKHLHHKSGAVGSGHAPEDQHYYHEVVDALRGTQEVLIVGPSSAKLNLIKHIHAHDHELVASIIGVETVDHPTDAQLVAYARKYFEAADRMLPQQ; encoded by the coding sequence ATGTCACATAGTCATGCTATTGTCTGGATCGATCACGCTGAAGCCCATGTAATCAACATCAATCCGGATGATGTTGAGAGTTCGATTGTCAAGCCATCCGATCCGCACAAGCATTTACATCACAAGAGTGGCGCGGTGGGTTCAGGTCATGCACCGGAAGATCAGCATTATTACCACGAAGTAGTCGATGCGTTGCGCGGCACCCAAGAGGTGTTGATCGTTGGCCCATCAAGTGCAAAACTTAACCTGATCAAGCATATTCATGCTCATGACCATGAGCTTGTTGCCAGCATCATCGGCGTAGAAACAGTGGATCATCCAACCGATGCGCAGCTTGTTGCTTATGCGCGCAAATATTTTGAAGCGGCTGATCGCATGCTGCCACAGCAATAA
- a CDS encoding alpha/beta hydrolase: MMRLFVCLHDLFCWAMFATGLLLVWQMSYADQFLGRILEYRSAQQAEDREDGEPAEPMSLPTGVRLLRDVPYGKNDKQRMDVYLPQHATGTPVIFMVHGGAWRFGDKTARAVIENKVNRWVSKGFILISVNYRLLPRTAILEQAADIASALAQAQSQAEQWGGDPAKFILMGHSAGAHLVALLSAAPEQAYKAGAQPWLGTVALDSAALDVAEIMLGKHERLYDSAFGDDSAYWKLVSPLYQLTGMATPLLAVCSTRRSDSCSQAIRFASRAQSLNVRVKVLQQDMSHREINRQLGVASDYTDAVESFMSSLDASVQHVLTNQSKSEH, from the coding sequence ATGATGCGGCTATTCGTGTGTCTCCATGATTTATTCTGCTGGGCAATGTTCGCCACCGGGCTGTTGCTTGTTTGGCAGATGTCTTACGCTGACCAGTTCCTCGGTCGGATTCTTGAATACCGTTCCGCGCAGCAAGCCGAAGACAGGGAAGATGGTGAACCTGCCGAACCTATGTCTCTGCCAACCGGTGTGCGACTGCTACGCGATGTACCTTATGGCAAAAATGACAAGCAGCGCATGGACGTCTATCTGCCTCAGCACGCTACCGGCACACCGGTAATTTTCATGGTGCATGGCGGTGCATGGCGATTTGGTGATAAGACAGCCAGAGCCGTGATTGAAAACAAAGTAAACCGCTGGGTAAGCAAGGGCTTTATTTTGATCTCGGTTAATTATCGGTTATTGCCCAGGACAGCCATTTTGGAGCAAGCCGCAGACATCGCCAGTGCGCTTGCGCAGGCGCAATCGCAGGCTGAGCAGTGGGGTGGAGACCCGGCTAAATTCATCTTGATGGGGCATTCGGCAGGCGCACATCTCGTTGCCCTGCTTTCCGCTGCGCCGGAGCAGGCCTATAAGGCAGGTGCACAACCTTGGCTGGGGACAGTGGCGCTGGATAGCGCCGCACTGGATGTCGCCGAAATCATGCTGGGTAAACATGAACGCTTATACGATAGCGCATTCGGTGATGATTCCGCCTACTGGAAGCTGGTGTCGCCTTTATATCAGCTAACCGGTATGGCCACACCATTATTGGCAGTGTGTTCAACACGCCGCAGTGACTCATGTTCGCAAGCGATCCGCTTTGCCAGCAGGGCGCAGTCGCTGAATGTGCGCGTTAAGGTGTTGCAGCAGGATATGTCACATCGGGAGATCAACCGGCAGTTGGGCGTTGCAAGCGACTACACTGATGCGGTTGAATCATTCATGTCTAGCCTTGATGCATCTGTGCAGCATGTGTTAACAAATCAGTCCAAATCAGAGCATTAA